One Bacteroidetes bacterium SB0662_bin_6 genomic window carries:
- a CDS encoding S9 family peptidase, whose translation ASMPVIGEGDAEPNDTFREQLVANAQAAVDEGVRRGVVDPDRVGVGGHSYGAFMAGNLLAHSDIFRAGVARSGAYNRTLTPFGFQREQRLFWEDPDLYLYMSPFMHADKVNEPILIIHGEDDNNSGTFPIQSRRFYAALKGLGATARLVFLPAESHGYAARESVLHVLWETDRWLEMHVKPAKPVTPTDDAGS comes from the coding sequence CGCGTCGATGCCGGTCATCGGCGAGGGCGACGCGGAACCCAACGACACCTTCCGCGAGCAGTTGGTGGCGAACGCCCAGGCGGCGGTCGACGAGGGCGTGCGGCGCGGGGTCGTGGATCCGGATCGGGTCGGCGTCGGCGGACACTCCTACGGCGCCTTCATGGCCGGCAACCTGCTGGCCCATTCCGACATCTTCCGGGCCGGCGTAGCGCGCAGCGGCGCGTACAACCGGACGCTGACGCCGTTCGGCTTCCAGCGGGAGCAGCGGCTATTCTGGGAGGACCCCGATCTCTACCTGTACATGTCGCCCTTCATGCATGCGGACAAGGTGAACGAGCCCATCCTCATCATCCACGGCGAGGACGACAACAACTCGGGTACTTTTCCCATCCAGTCGCGGCGCTTCTACGCGGCGCTCAAGGGGCTGGGCGCGACGGCGCGGCTCGTCTTTCTGCCGGCCGAGAGCCACGGCTACGCGGCGCGCGAATCGGTGCTGCACGTCCTGTGGGAGACCGACCGCTGGCTCGAGATGCATGTGAAACCGGCGAA